In a single window of the Tetrapisispora phaffii CBS 4417 chromosome 11, complete genome genome:
- the TFC3 gene encoding transcription factor TFIIIC subunit TFC3 (similar to Saccharomyces cerevisiae TFC3 (YAL001C); ancestral locus Anc_4.128) — translation MTKSVYPDELISIVSQEIAYNKGSISFDKLWTIVGNYIELTDKNIKAYIFQNLQASPDIDFYRNGVLMSVEPELLENNLDDFQIKIKEDKLWELLTGYNKKECKIGAAAFELLLEIASSKEAGINTKNLADVAKQDRRSVTGRIKKIEHLIKSTQLVYQGHIVKLIKLNKFANDDEKIEEYVSIREKVGTIVKIVKNSKNRIRQIIDLRRELKYDQNSKMSKSFLSAITWLQEKGCLRKVYVVSPSDPSRKIRCVQYVKDFDTEDKISESYESDSDDEEATQTEKMSDDNYDDLDNLNSTHLLQGDGLILTESEDDVQRSTYSINRFYPIQNQTYEFAKNSGTDGVSMMDAVKSIVGRDYKRAFTRSSDSFIETVGKQTSHTDNDSIVRVYDFEGKKKFYRLFSKANFEKLAGIDGQKVEAGFPVVFNSTEKFKDINLRESKPIVDSLRFATVDGVDKFFWHGTLDIPKSSGVISTKRGRKRKGATESESETRKLQQKSKIYTPSIETSDDKLPLVIDTLSNAEVNNKLASNIFNVGGFTAGSLRSLKRQQAILSVVTKMGGISSTGDRFLDAVSRHLGSLTIVDKKTLRGDIELMVSGEKLKIQYDFIGKRQYIYLPTVTEEQFSDHLLKEKDNKKTFYSKDTLHDTDIYFFDQTEKNRFHRGVKSAERVKKFQEKGKTKRATSSSSFPKAESRNISKKRMLSASNGTNSSSGKKSELAKQKLVQTLKTQFHLGSKLGLKSLIFCVVISKSIKNEILWDVITKLFPSNSLQNLKKQWTTYRVRMGYHGWKAYVHKWKRILLTAIKDETILFKDVEALDLPKLVKLWMDYENKESNKCITLYKNFGQNRKKYSFVNNKNNLESYISLAMSSMVQREVFLLKKCYTTNISIGTREHSKIQDFAENEIKAIIRSILMDVSETSKDKMSILDNFQKEDIDKVVMEMAREKQLYLHGSKLEASSTVDDILNAKSHLNFFSESAHYKNRLEEMLEMKNGIVISKEINDCSSAVLIDLISREKLKLDLIPLERKFEKLNYSTRTLDRTYLTPPLIVSRNNSNLNVGKKRKMIPVPPAKAFSRLWINAEGNVRENIWKKAVSMVLYEILFNPGIVVSKLVTNCSDILCDKELVDICDWLKEKELIYDAPFSGFSASYNWYTFLS, via the coding sequence ATGACGAAAAGTGTTTACCCAGATGAATTGATTTCAATTGTCAGTCAAGAGATTGCTTATAATAAAGGAAGTATTTCTTTTGACAAATTATGGACAATAGTAGGGAATTACATCGAGCTTACAGATAAGAATATAAAAgcatatatttttcaaaatttacaGGCCAGTCCAGATATTGATTTCTATAGAAATGGGGTATTAATGTCAGTTGAACCTGAACTCTTGGAAAATAACCTGGAtgattttcaaataaagataaaagaaGACAAACTATGGGAATTATTAACGGgttataataaaaaggaATGTAAAATTGGTGCAGCTGCATTTGAATTACTTTTGGAGATTGCTAGTTCTAAAGAAGCTGGTattaatacaaaaaatttagCTGATGTTGCGAAACAGGACAGAAGAAGTGTTACAGgtagaataaaaaaaatagaacATCTGATTAAATCTACCCAATTGGTATATCAAGGACATATTGTAAagttaattaaattaaataagttTGCAAATGATGACGAAAAAATAGAGGAATATGTTAGTATCAGGGAAAAGGTGGGAACTATCgttaaaattgttaaaaattcGAAAAATAGAATACGTCAAATCATTGATCTAAGAAGagaattaaaatatgatcAGAACAGTAAAATGTCGAAGTCCTTTCTTTCAGCCATCACCTGGTTACAAGAAAAAGGGTGTTTAAGAAAAGTTTATGTCGTTTCACCATCAGATCCTTCGAGAAAGATTAGATGTGTACAATATGTGAAAGATTTTGATACCGAAGATAAGATATCAGAAAGTTACGAAAGTGACAGTGATGACGAAGAAGCAACTCAAACTGAAAAAATGAGTGACGACAATTATGATGATCTCgataatttgaattctaCGCATCTTTTACAAGGAGATGGTCTTATTTTAACTGAATCGGAAGATGACGTACAACGTAGCACCTACTCAATTAATAGGTTTTACCCCATTCAAAATCAAACATACGAATTTGCGAAAAACTCTGGTACAGACGGTGTATCCATGATGGATGCTGTCAAGAGTATTGTTGGTAGGGATTATAAAAGAGCTTTTACTAGATCGAGTGATTCCTTTATTGAGACGGTTGGGAAACAGACATCACATACAGATAATGATTCTATTGTCCGAGTATATGATTTTGAAGGTAAAAAGAAGTTTTATAGGTTATTTTCGAAAgctaattttgaaaagttagCTGGTATAGATGGTCAAAAGGTTGAAGCAGGTTTTCCAGTGGTATTTAATTCCACAGAAAAATTTAAGGATATTAATTTAAGAGAAAGTAAGCCAATAGTAGACTCCTTAAGATTCGCGACAGTCGACGGTGTAGATAAGTTTTTTTGGCATGGGACTTTAGACATTCCAAAGAGCTCAGGAGTTATTTCTACAAAAAGAGGTCGTAAAAGGAAAGGTGCAACAGAATCTGAATCGGAGACAAGAAAACTTCAACAAAAGAGTAAGATATATACCCCATCTATCGAAACATCAGATGATAAACTACCATTAGTTATTGATACATTATCTAATGCTgaagtaaataataaactcgcatctaatatattcaatgttGGAGGATTTACTGCGGGCTCGTTGAGGTCATTGAAAAGACAACAAGCTATACTTTCGGTTGTAACTAAGATGGGTGGTATTTCAAGTACAGGTGATCGTTTCTTAGATGCAGTTTCAAGACATTTAGGATCTCTAACAATAGTTGATAAAAAGACTTTAAGAGGTGATATCGAGCTAATGGTATCTGgagaaaaattgaagattcaatatgattttattgGCAAAagacaatatatttatttaccAACTGTTACAGAAGAACAGTTTTCGGATCATCTTTTAAAggaaaaagataataaaaaaactttTTATTCAAAGGATACTTTACATGACAcagatatttatttctttgaCCAAACTGAAAAGAATAGATTTCATAGAGGTGTCAAGTCAGCTGAAAGAGTCAAAAAATTCCAAGAAAAAGGGAAAACGAAACGAGCAACATCTTCGTCTTCATTTCCAAAAGCTGAATCaagaaatatatcaaaaaagaGAATGCTAAGTGCTTCTAATGGGactaattcttcttctggtAAAAAATCAGAGTTagcaaaacaaaaattagTTCAGACTTTAAAAACGCAGTTTCATTTGGGTAGCAAGTTAGGtttgaaatctttaatattctGCGTGGTTATAAGTAAAAGtatcaaaaatgaaattttatgGGATGttataacaaaattatttccaAGTAATTCCTTacagaatttaaaaaaacaatggACAACATACAGAGTCCGTATGGGTTATCATGGTTGGAAGGCCTATGTACATAAATGGAAAAGAATATTGTTGACCGCCATTAAGGACGAAACGATTTTATTTAAGGATGTCGAAGCTTTAGATTTACCAAAATTAGTTAAATTGTGGATGGATTATGAAAACAAAGAGAGTAACAAATGCATAACACTGtataaaaattttggaCAGAACAGAAAGAAATATAGTTTTGtaaacaacaaaaataatCTAGAATCCTACATCAGTTTAGCAATGTCGTCTATGGTTCAAAGGGAGGTTTTTCTGTTGAAAAAATGTTATACCACAAATATCAGCATTGGGACACGTGAGCACTCTAAAATTCAAGATTTTGCTGAGAATGAGATTAAGGCAATAATAAGATCCATCCTCATGGACGTTTCAGAGACATCTAAAGACAAAATGAGCATATTAgataattttcaaaaggAAGACATTGATAAAGTTGTCATGGAGATGGCAAGAGAAAAACAATTGTATCTCCATGGTTCAAAACTGGAGGCAAGTAGCACAGTTGATGATATCTTGAATGCGAAAAGCCATctaaatttcttttctgaATCAGCACACTACAAAAACAGGCTAGAAGAAATGTTAGAGATGAAAAATGGTATTGTAATAAGTAAGGAAATTAATGATTGCTCATCTGCTGTTTTGATTGATCTTATTTCAAGGGAAAAACTAAAGTTGGATTTGATACCATTGGAAAGAAAGTtcgaaaaattaaattactCTACCAGAACATTAGATAGGACATATTTGACTCCGCCGCTGATTGTCAGCAggaataattcaaatttgaatgttggtaaaaagagaaaaatgATTCCTGTACCTCCAGCAAAGGCATTTTCAAGATTATGGATTAATGCAGAAGGTAATGTGAGAGAGAACATTTGGAAAAAAGCTGTATCTATGGTTTTATATGAAATCTTATTTAATCCTGGTATTGTAGTCTCGAAATTGGTTACTAATTGCAGTGATATTTTATGTGACAAAGAACTTGTAGATATCTGCGATTGGCTAAaggaaaaagaattgattTATGATGCACCCTTTTCTGGGTTCAGTGCGTCTTATAATTGGTATACTTTTCTGTCATAA
- the ERG26 gene encoding sterol-4-alpha-carboxylate 3-dehydrogenase (decarboxylating) (similar to Saccharomyces cerevisiae ERG26 (YGL001C); ancestral locus Anc_4.126), translating to MSDIKSVLLIGGAGFLGLHLIQQFHEVQPTPKIHVFDIRPLPEKLSKQFTFSRDDIVFHKGDLTSPEDMEKAIKESGANVVVHSASPMHGNTQEVYELVNVKGTRNIIDVAKKCGVKALVYTSSAGVIFNGQDIHNADETWPIPEVPMDGYNETKAIAEDMVLKANDPANNFLTIALRPAGIFGPGDRQLVPGLRTVAKLGQSKFQIGDNNNLFDWTYAGNVADAHVLGAKKLLNPETADNVSGETFFITNDSPAYFWALARTVWKADGHIDKNVIVLKRPIAILAGYLSEFFAKLSGKEAGLTPFRVKIVCAYRYHNISKAKELLGYKPNVDIEEGINRTLAWMDEHLDD from the coding sequence ATGTCTGATATTAAGTCGGTTCTATTAATTGGTGGTGCTGGTTTCTTAGGTTTGCATCTTATTCAACAATTTCATGAAGTTCAACCAACTCCAAAAATTCATGTTTTTGATATTAGACCATTACCAGAAAAGTTATCTAAACAATTCACCTTTAGTCGTGATGACATCGTTTTTCACAAAGGTGATTTAACCTCCCCTGAAGATATGGAAAAAGCTATCAAGGAAAGTGGAGCTAATGTGGTTGTTCACTCTGCTTCTCCTATGCATGGTAACACACAAGAAGTGTATGAACTCGTAAATGTCAAAGGTACgagaaatattattgatgtAGCTAAAAAGTGCGGTGTCAAAGCGTTGGTTTATACCTCTTCTGCTGGTGTGATTTTTAATGGACAAGATATTCATAATGCAGATGAAACATGGCCAATTCCAGAAGTTCCAATGGATGGTTATAACGAAACAAAGGCGATTGCAGAAGATATGGTGTTAAAGGCTAATGATCCTGCAAACAACTTCTTGACCATTGCATTACGTCCTGCTGGTATATTTGGACCAGGTGACAGGCAATTGGTTCCTGGTTTGAGAACAGTTGCAAAACTTGGTCAATCAAAGTTCCAAATTGGTGATAATAACAATCTGTTTGACTGGACTTACGCTGGAAATGTTGCAGATGCCCATGTTCTAGGTgctaaaaaattattaaatccTGAAACTGCTGATAACGTTTCTGGTGAGACCTTTTTTATAACTAATGATTCACCAGCTTACTTCTGGGCGTTGGCTCGTACAGTTTGGAAGGCAGATGGCcatattgataaaaatgttattgtTCTAAAAAGACCAATCGCTATCTTAGCTGGTTATTTGTCTGAATTCTTTGCAAAACTATCTGGTAAAGAAGCTGGTTTGACACCATTCAGAGTTAAGATTGTTTGCGCTTACCGTTATCATAACATTTCAAAAGCTAAAGAATTGCTAGGTTATAAACCAAATgttgatattgaagaaggTATCAACAGAACTTTGGCCTGGATGGATGAACATTTAGATGACTAA
- the RFA1 gene encoding replication factor A subunit protein RFA1 (similar to Saccharomyces cerevisiae RFA1 (YAR007C); ancestral locus Anc_4.120) codes for MSDVELTKGDFHAIFTKQERHNNPSNGVYQVYNTRKNDNGNANRKNLIMISDSIYHMKALLRNEAATKFQNQELQRGDIIRVLVTEPVIVKERKKFVLLIDDYEVLKTGSELINQSSEFLDSYFSHHQNEIVGGDDGANATKETPPSNQVSTNDNNASSFNNANVASAISSETGSQRSRPISAIEQLSPYQNIWTIKARVSFKGDIKTWHNQKGEGKLFNVNFLDTSGEIRATAFNDMATKFNEILQEGKVYYVSKARLQPAKPQFSNLSHPYELSMDRETIIEECKDESNVPKTHFNFVKLNVVENQEANSTIDVLGVIQTVNPHFELVSKAGKKFDRRDITIVDDTSYSISVGLWNQQATDFNLPEGSIVAIKGVRVSDFGGKSLSMGFSSTLIPNPEVQEAYALKGWYDANGKNSNFTSLKQEGGAVSAQNLIKFISERTTIAKAQADNLGRSEKGDYFSVKASISFLKVDNFAYPACSSDDCNKKVLENPDGTWRCERCNKNQESPEYRYMLTISIIDETGQMWLTLFNDQAKQLLGVDANKLTELRDTDADAFTKTTQDIQMNPYDFRIRAREDNYNDQTRIRYTVSNLHNLNYKVEADYLAGELTSALIF; via the coding sequence ATGTCTGACGTTGAACTAACCAAAGGTGATTTCCATGCTATTTTTACAAAGCAAGAGAGACATAATAATCCAAGTAATGGTGTTTATCAAGTCTATAATACTAGgaaaaatgataatggCAACGCTAACAGAAAGAATTTGATTATGATATCTGATAGTATTTACCACATGAAGGCTTTATTAAGAAATGAAGCTGCTAccaaatttcaaaatcaagAATTACAGAGGGGTGATATTATTCGTGTCTTAGTTACTGAACCAGTTATTGTTAAAGAGAGAAAGAAATTCGTCTTATTGATCGATGATTATGAGGTGTTGAAAACTGGGTCTGAACTGATTAATCAATCAAGTGAGTTCCTAGATTCTTATTTCTCTCACCatcaaaatgaaattgtCGGTGGCGATGACGGTGCTAATGCAACTAAGGAAACCCCGCCATCCAATCAAGTCTCAACAAATGACAATAATGCAAGctcttttaataatgcaAATGTTGCATCCGCCATCTCCTCTGAAACAGGCTCTCAAAGATCTAGACCAATTTCTGCCATTGAACAATTATCTCCTTACCAAAACATCTGGACTATTAAGGCTCGTGTTTCTTTTAAAGGTGATATTAAAACATGGCATAATCAAAAAGGTGAAGGTAAACTATTCAATGTTAACTTTTTAGACACATCTGGTGAAATCAGAGCTACTGCTTTCAATGACATGGCtacaaaatttaatgagATATTACAAGAAGGTAAAGTTTATTATGTTTCAAAAGCTAGACTGCAACCAGCCAAACCTCAATTTTCGAATCTAAGTCATCCATATGAGCTAAGTATGGATAGAGAAactattattgaagaatgTAAAGATGAAAGTAATGTCCCAAAAACacatttcaattttgttaaattaaaCGTAGTCGAGAACCAAGAAGCTAATTCAACAATTGATGTGTTAGGTGTCATCCAAACTGTCAATCCACATTTTGAATTAGTTTCAAAAGCTGGCAAAAAGTTTGATCGTCGTGATATAACCATTGTCGATGACACAAGTTACTCTATCAGCGTCGGTTTATGGAATCAACAAGCTACTGATTTCAATCTCCCAGAAGGTTCGATCGTGGCTATTAAGGGTGTTCGTGTTTCTGATTTTGGTGGAAAATCCTTATCAATGGGCTTTAGCAGCACTTTGATTCCTAACCCTGAAGTTCAAGAAGCATATGCTTTGAAAGGTTGGTATGATGCAAATGGTAAGAATTCCAATTTTACATCATTAAAACAGGAAGGTGGAGCTGTTTCAGCACAAAActtaattaaatttatttcagAACGTACAACAATTGCTAAGGCTCAAGCAGACAATCTAGGTAGAAGCGAGAAAGGTGACTATTTTAGTGTAAAAGCTTCAATTAGTTTTCTAAAGGTAGATAATTTTGCATACCCAGCATGTTCCAGCGACGATTGTAATAAAAAGGTTTTAGAAAATCCTGATGGTACTTGGAGATGTGAGAGATGTAACAAGAATCAAGAATCACCAGAATACAGATATATGTTAACTATTTCTATCATCGATGAAACAGGGCAAATGTGGTTAACTTTATTTAACGATCAAGCTAAACAATTATTAGGAGTTGAtgcaaataaattaacagAATTGAGAGATACAGATGCAGATGCATTCACAAAAACCACGCAAGATATCCAAATGAATCCATATGATTTTAGAATAAGAGCAAGAGAAGATAATTATAATGACCAGACCAGAATTAGGTACACGGTTAGCAATCTTcataatttgaattataaaGTTGAAGCTGACTATCTAGCAGGCGAGCTAACTAGtgctttaatattttga
- the RPN14 gene encoding Rpn14p (similar to Saccharomyces cerevisiae RPN14 (YGL004C); ancestral locus Anc_4.119): MQEISVAHIQHDFKECITDVEEGKLREDGFFINVDLSAEHIQEYHVDIKAGKDPEVRMVSDANANDRATLENYSFKKIKSNLFEAELEGDSKYMFETMKEDLTRSEKITMEETNWTSIDSISIPNKKYCLGDSQGNIHILTENFDLMRTIKSAHLGEVTVSSFFPSGEVILSASTDLRIKLWSVNDGLNLRTLVGHTAKISATAMIDRGRNIISGSKDGSLRLWECGSGKNIKTFSRKENTKDGINDIHLLANCNENGATNATEENNELEFGTRGKQIIAAHESGVITMHQIYNKNQILQLPSRYMSACNSLTATDLNDNYIYGGYDNGIIAQWDIRQAGKCVNEWAINEGCPINEMFYDNSHMYVSSGNDTSLKFSMNKHNGEFDHEIPTFLCSDDYGVANYCRSLRNESGVVAVGNRGFIGHYY, encoded by the coding sequence ATGCAAGAAATATCGGTAGCCCATATTCAACatgattttaaagaatgCATTACAGATGTAGAAGAAGGGAAGTTGCGAGAAGATggtttttttataaatgttGATTTATCAGCAGAACATATTCAAGAATATCATGTCGATATTAAAGCTGGTAAGGATCCAGAAGTCAGGATGGTCAGTGATGCAAATGCTAATGACAGGGCAACATTGGaaaattattcatttaaaaagataaaGTCCAACTTATTTGAGGCGGAACTTGAAGGAGATAGTAAGTATATGTTTGAAACGATGAAAGAAGATTTAACAAGAAGTGAAAAAATCACAATGGAAGAAACGAACTGGACAAGCATTGATTCGATTAGTATACCGAATAAAAAATACTGCCTTGGTGATTCTCAAGGAAATATACATATCTTAactgaaaattttgatttaatgAGAACTATAAAATCTGCACATTTGGGAGAAGTGACAgtatcatcatttttcCCATCTGGAGAGGTAATTTTATCAGCCTCGACTGatttaagaataaaattatgGTCAGTTAATGATGGTTTAAATTTGAGAACATTAGTGGGGCACACCGCTAAAATCTCCGCTACAGCAATGATTGATAGAGGACGAAACATAATATCTGGATCAAAGGACGGTTCCCTGAGGTTATGGGAATGTGGCTCTGGGAAGAACATAAAAACTTTCTCCAGGAAGGAAAATACCAAAGATGGGATAAATGATATCCATTTACTTGCTAATTGTAATGAAAATGGAGCAACAAATGCCactgaagaaaataatgaacttGAATTTGGCACAAGAGGTAAACAAATAATTGCAGCTCATGAATCAGGAGTGATCACTATgcatcaaatatataataaaaaccAAATTTTACAGTTACCAAGTAGATATATGAGTGCATGTAATTCTCTCACAGCAACTGATCTAAATGACAACTATATTTATGGTGGGTATGACAATGGGATAATTGCTCAATGGGACATAAGGCAAGCTGGTAAATGTGTAAATGAATGGGCCATAAATGAAGGGTGTCcaattaatgaaatgttTTATGATAATAGCCATATGTATGTCTCATCAGGAAATGATACTAGTTTAAAATTTAGTATGAATAAGCACAATGGTGAGTTTGATCATGAAATACCTACATTTTTATGTTCTGATGATTATGGAGTAGCAAACTACTGCAGGTCATTGAGAAATGAGTCTGGGGTAGTTGCGGTAGGTAATCGTGGATTCATTGGgcattattattga
- the TPHA0K01580 gene encoding uncharacterized protein yields the protein MCIALHCTHALTGGHQSLPEPIALASEISKIGNNNNNNSNRYSGKEPTYWDNLTPRVSVVLKRLNIRFSDKLPQPGIRLLFTVCHSGLRGACPARRTVCRSQSPFPFLSVFFGNQIPSFPRHTPCDQHNSKTEQNKTLHNSKKSNAQSTARVSFGTDSPKKNTATNCKKHTNF from the coding sequence ATGTGCATTGCATTGCATTGCACGCACGCACTTACGGGTGGTCACCAATCCTTGCCTGAACCCATAGCACTCGCATCAGaaatttctaaaattggtaataacaataacaataacagTAACCGCTACAGTGGGAAAGAACCCACATACTGGGACAATCTGACCCCGAGGGTTTCTGTTGTGCTCAAGCGCCTGAATATCCGTTTTAGTGATAAGTTACCACAACCGGGAATCCGGCTGTTGTTTACAGTCTGCCATTCTGGGCTGCGTGGTGCCTGTCCTGCGCGCAGGACTGTGTGTCGTTCCCAATCGCCATTTCCCTTTTTGTCTGTTTTTTTCGGAAACCAAATTCCCTCGTTCCCGCGTCATACGCCTTGCGACCAACACAACTCGAAAACAGAACAGAACAAAACGCTGCACAACAGCAAAAAAAGCAATGCACAGTCCACTGCTCGTGTCTCTTTTGGGACAGATTCTCCGAAAAAGAACACAGCAACAAACTGCAAAAAACACACAAATTTCTGA